DNA sequence from the Leuconostoc lactis genome:
TAAGGCTGCCTATCAGACGAGTGATCTCTTAAAGGCTGCCTTTTTGGCCAATGAAGCCTTGGTAGCTAGAAGTCAGGTCACGTTGACTTTTAGTCAGACGGCTGCTTTACCGGCGTTTCAGTTACCAGCTGGTATGCCGGATGCCGGCACATATTTAAGAACTTTGGCCGAGAAAGGCTTGGCGGCACGATTACAAGGTCTGCATGTTGATCAGTCCCGTTATCAAGCGCGTTTAGCACATGAGCTGGCAGTGATTGATCAGTTGGGCTTTAATGATTATTTCTTAATTGTTTGGGATATTGTGAATTTTGCTTATCAAAATCATATCCAACTCGGGGCAGGGCGTGGATCAGCTGCTGGATCACTGGTAGCGTATGCGTTGCGCATCACAGATGTGGATCCACTGCAGTTTGGCTTACTCTTTGAACGTTTTTTGAATGCGGACCGTGTCCAAATGCCAGATATTGATATTGATTGGCCGGATAATAAACGCGACGTGGTCTTGAAATATCTACATGATAAATATGGTCAGCGTAATTTTGCTCAGATTTTAACGTTTGGGACGTTAGCCGCCAAACAAGCACTGCGCGATACGGCGCGTGTGTTTGGTGTCTCACAGCAGATGATGAGCCGGATTAGTAATGCCGTACCAACGGGTAAACAAGGGCGAAAAGTCTCAATTCAAGATGCGCTCCAAGCAGGTGATGGGCTCCAAAAGGTCTTGTCAGAAATTGATGACGGTCAATTACTGCTGAAAGTTGCCCAACAAATCGAAGGATTGCCACGAAACTATTCGACGCACGCGGCAGGGGTCGTGTTAAGTGCGGATACACTGGTGCACACCTTGCCGGTGCAGTCAGGGACTGATGAGCGCTTATTGACGCAGTTTGAAAAGGATACGGTGGAGGCGTTAGGACTACTAAAAATCGATGTCCTAGGGTTATCAAACTTATCCATTTTGGCACAAACCTTATATGAAGCACGGCACCAATTGCCAGAGCATTTTGACATTAGTCGTGTGCCATTGGATGATGCGGCAACGCTCGCTTTGTATGCCAAAGGCGATACCAATGGAATCTTTCAATTTGAATCGGCGGGTATTAAACATGTCTTGCGGCAATTACAACCGGCCACTTTTGAACATATTGTGGCGGTTAATTCGCTTTACAGACCAGGGCCTAGTCGCAACATTGAAAGCTTTATCAAACGTCGACATGGTCTTGAACCGGTGACGGTGCCTGACGCCAGTTTGAAGACCATTTTAGCACCAACATTTGGCATTATCGTGTATCAAGAGCAAGTCATGTTGGTTGCCGAAGCTTACGCTGGTTTGACACTTGGGGAAGCGGACGTGTTGCGTAGTGCCATGTCAAAAAAGAAGTTGACACAAATGGCGGCGATGCAAGAAAAGTTTATTAATGGTGCGGTAGCCTTGGGACATGACCGCCAAGAAGCGGCCCAAATTTTTGCTTATATTGATGAGTTTGCAAACTATGGCTTTAACCGCTCGCATGCGGTGGCTTATAGTAAGCTATCTTTCCAGTTAGCTTATATGAAGGCCCACTATCCAGCGGCATTCTTTACCGCCGTGTTAAATGCCAATTTAGGGTCACCCGAAAAGGTACGGCTGTATGTTGCGGAAGCCAAGGCGCGTCAATTGCAGGTAGCAGCACCGCACATCAATCAGTCACAGCGTTTTTGGACAGTTAATCAGGGTGTTTTGCAAATGGGACTTAATAACATCCGTGGTTTACGGACTGATTTTGTGGCTGCTGTCTTGGCTGAACGGACGGCCAATGGCCCGTTTCAATCGATTCAATCCTTTGTTCGACGCCTACCCGAAAAGTTTAGAAAACGGGACACGCTGCGTCAGTTAGTTTATGCGGGGGCTTTAGATACATTTGGCTACAACCGGATGGAACTTGTGACCGCTTTAGATGATTTGATTGAAGCGGCTAGTTTTGGCGACTTGATTTTAAACGAGACCAAAATTAAGAAAATGCCTGATTGGGACTTAACGGAGAAGTTAGCCTACGAAAAAGAGGCTATCGGTGTGAATTTATCGGGCTATCCACTCGATGGCTATGCCAGCTTAATTGCCGATCACAATTACCAAGAAATTGCTGATTTGACTGAAAAGACTGATAAAAAGCAACCGGTGACCGTTATTGCCCTCATTGACCAAGTGCGCACAACACGTACCAAAAAAGGTGAGGAAATGGCTTTTGTCACAGTATCAGATGCGACGGGCACAACTAGTGTGACCGTTTTCCATCAACTTTATGACAAAGTGAAAGCTGACTTAAAGGTTGGAGCCATCATTCAATTCACGGGCCGTGTCGATCACTATAATGGCAAAATTTCAGTTGTGGCTAATCACTTGAGTTTGGCCCCGGATTTAGCTCAATCACAACAAAATGGGACGTGGTTTTTGCAGTTTGATACCGTACATGATACGCAAACAAATCGTCGTGACGTCATTGCGGTTTTGAAAAAGTATCATGGCGATAATCCAGTCGTGATTCATTGGCAAAATGACCAAAAAAATCAACAATTAGCACCGGCGTTTTGGTTGAGTGATGAAACCGCTATCATGCGTGAACTAGCGCCATTACTGGGAAATGACAATGTGGTCTTTCGACGAAATCATTAATATTATGGCTTGTATAAACACCTAAGAATGTATAAAATAGAGCTTGGGTAGTGTTGCACAAGCAACAACCAAGATAACTAAGGAGCATATTTAACCATGAAAAAGACGAA
Encoded proteins:
- a CDS encoding DNA polymerase III subunit alpha, giving the protein MYAPLQILSAYSLLKNPNTIPQIVATAKARHYEAIALTDLNVMYGAVEFYRTALENNLKPLFGVTLEVNGLVNTATTFPMILIAETQVGYQNLMWLSSAKMTAKTPDLTLAALSDHLEGINVILPGDSELSQFIASAYDDVAQYWQTLMTYITPAHLYLGINPQMAPQIQTRLADFQTTTQAQLIALDDVAYLNTDDAFTTQVLKSIDANVKLEGIKALSQQSGTQILQDYNQVKAAYQTSDLLKAAFLANEALVARSQVTLTFSQTAALPAFQLPAGMPDAGTYLRTLAEKGLAARLQGLHVDQSRYQARLAHELAVIDQLGFNDYFLIVWDIVNFAYQNHIQLGAGRGSAAGSLVAYALRITDVDPLQFGLLFERFLNADRVQMPDIDIDWPDNKRDVVLKYLHDKYGQRNFAQILTFGTLAAKQALRDTARVFGVSQQMMSRISNAVPTGKQGRKVSIQDALQAGDGLQKVLSEIDDGQLLLKVAQQIEGLPRNYSTHAAGVVLSADTLVHTLPVQSGTDERLLTQFEKDTVEALGLLKIDVLGLSNLSILAQTLYEARHQLPEHFDISRVPLDDAATLALYAKGDTNGIFQFESAGIKHVLRQLQPATFEHIVAVNSLYRPGPSRNIESFIKRRHGLEPVTVPDASLKTILAPTFGIIVYQEQVMLVAEAYAGLTLGEADVLRSAMSKKKLTQMAAMQEKFINGAVALGHDRQEAAQIFAYIDEFANYGFNRSHAVAYSKLSFQLAYMKAHYPAAFFTAVLNANLGSPEKVRLYVAEAKARQLQVAAPHINQSQRFWTVNQGVLQMGLNNIRGLRTDFVAAVLAERTANGPFQSIQSFVRRLPEKFRKRDTLRQLVYAGALDTFGYNRMELVTALDDLIEAASFGDLILNETKIKKMPDWDLTEKLAYEKEAIGVNLSGYPLDGYASLIADHNYQEIADLTEKTDKKQPVTVIALIDQVRTTRTKKGEEMAFVTVSDATGTTSVTVFHQLYDKVKADLKVGAIIQFTGRVDHYNGKISVVANHLSLAPDLAQSQQNGTWFLQFDTVHDTQTNRRDVIAVLKKYHGDNPVVIHWQNDQKNQQLAPAFWLSDETAIMRELAPLLGNDNVVFRRNH